A genomic region of Glycine max cultivar Williams 82 chromosome 15, Glycine_max_v4.0, whole genome shotgun sequence contains the following coding sequences:
- the LOC102662788 gene encoding putative pentatricopeptide repeat-containing protein At5g59900, with protein MTNLLPSRLPQDGRIRDANKVLNEMTESKIEAQNITGNTLINAYYKFGELKSTLKFKNKLLEAGLKCDPFTYKALIHGFYKTNELERANELMFSMVDAGFTPSYCTFSWIGDGYNKKDNMDAVLALPDDNVADALLVPVTCSQDVLDLMRIGQKNRVVGATGLNERSTRCHSVLTVHVRGRGLVSNSIVKGCVDVVDLAELDQCIFVSNCGANSVTESVCGGVPMICRPFFGDQGVVGRLIEDVWEIGVVMEGKVFTKNGLLKSLKDKQHRI; from the exons ATGACGAACTTGTTACCATCAAG GCTGCCCCAAGATGGTAGGATAAGGGATGCAAACAAAGTCTTGAATGAGATGACTGAAAGTAAAATTGAAGCTCAGAATATCACAGGCAACACACTAATTAATGCTTACTACAAGTTTGGAGAATTGAAATCAACTTTGAAATTTAAGAACAAGCTATTAGAAGCTGGTCTAAAATGTGATCCATTTACATATAAAGCATTAATTCATGGGTTCTACAAGACAAATGAACTAGAAAGGGCAAATGAGTTAATGTTCAGCATGGTTGATGCTGGATTTACACCCAGTTATTGCACATTCTCATGGATTGGAGATGGCTACAATAAGAAAGACAATATGGATGCAGTTTTAGCACTTCCAGATGA CAATGTGGCTGATGCATTGTTAGTTCCGGTTACTTGTAGTCAAGATGTTCTAGACTTGATGAGAATTGGTCAGAAGAACCGTGTTGTAGGTGCTACAGGTCTAAATGAAAGAAGCACTCGTTGTCATAG TGTTTTGACTGTTCATGTTAGAGGAAGGGGGTTAGTTTCCAACTCCATTGTTAAAGGTTGTGTTGATGTTGTGGATTTGGCTGAATTGGACCAAT GTATTTTTGTTTCTAACTGTGGAGCTAACTCAGTGACTGAGAGTGTTTGTGGTGGGGTTCCTATGATCTGCAGGCCATTCTTTGGTGATCAAGGGGTGGTTGGAAGATTGATAGAAGATGTTTGGGAGATTGGGGTGGTAATGGAAGGAAAGGTGTTCACAAAAAATGGATTGCTTAAAAGCTTGAAGGACAAGCAGCACAGGATTTGA